In a genomic window of Acropora muricata isolate sample 2 chromosome 2, ASM3666990v1, whole genome shotgun sequence:
- the LOC136901579 gene encoding adenosine receptor A2a-like — protein MEAQNSTVSNNSKLIGWTLMQPPTELFIVTAMYCILIVTILTGNGLILTSFVINRKLRTVTNTLIINLSVSDALVGLVSIPCWMYIFLSSNIGKPYSEESYLFYITMDIFIGTASILHLTSISIERCYAIVKPLRHRTLSTRAFNAMIVIPWAYAIIVASLQPVQFGRWTEGYTVLMTTTGFFIPFLIILVAYVTIFLYARSSAKPNLARPRVHKRAYHNEIRLSATVALITGLFVIAWLPLFVVTVMATYHPQRLPSPLWLIRLLEFIKFCHYGNSAINPFVYAYRNKEMIRTFRFIGLRILCKEHNLRRSLSSSPASSLRRSHYKSTCQGSSRKGHFLAPNKRPEEEMLWISYV, from the coding sequence ATGGAAGCTCAGAACAGCACAGTTAGCAACAACTCAAAGCTGATAGGGTGGACATTGATGCAGCCACCAACTGAACTTTTCATCGTCACGGCGATGTATTGCATTTTAATAGTCACAATCCTTACCGGAAATGGACTGATTCTTACTTCATTTGTTATAAACCGGAAGTTGAGGACTGTGACCAATACACTCATAATTAACTTGTCAGTAAGTGACGCGCTGGTAGGACTGGTATCTATTCCTTGTTGGATGTACATCTTTCTAAGCTCAAACATTGGGAAACCTTATTCAGAAGAAAGTTATCTCTTCTATATCACCATGGATATTTTCATTGGAACTGCGTCCATTCTCCATCTAACGTCTATAAGTATTGAGAGATGTTACGCAATCGTAAAGCCACTTCGTCACAGGACCCTGTCGACGCGAGCTTTCAATGCTATGATTGTAATACCGTGGGCTTATGCCATCATCGTTGCTAGCTTACAGCCTGTGCAGTTTGGGCGATGGACAGAGGGCTACACTGTTCTCATGACAACCACGGgttttttcattccttttctTATTATCTTGGTAGCTTACGTCACTATTTTTCTGTACGCTCGATCAAGCGCCAAGCCGAACCTCGCACGACCTCGTGTGCACAAGAGAGCTTATCACAATGAGATACGATTATCAGCAACAGTGGCATTGATCACAGGGCTTTTTGTTATTGCTTGGTTACCATTGTTCGTTGTCACTGTCATGGCAACCTACCACCCGCAAAGACTCCCCAGTCCCTTGTGGTTGATTCGTCTCCTTGAGTTTATCAAGTTCTGTCACTATGGCAATAGTGCCATAAACCCATTCGTGTATGCCTACAGGAACAAGGAGATGATTAGGACATTTCGGTTCATTGGACTGCGGATTCTTTGCAAAGAACATAACCTTCGACGGTCACTTTCGTCTAGTCCGGCTAGCTCCTTGCGGAGGTCCCACTACAAGAGTACTTGCCAAGGTTCCTCCAGAAAAGGACATTTCTTAGCACCGAATAAACGTCCTGAAGAAGAAATGCTATGGATCTCCTatgtttga